The Fulvia fulva chromosome 11, complete sequence genome segment TGAAGAGAACACAGTAAAGCAGCTTGAAGCCCAGCTAGCACGTGAAGGAATAGGTGAATTGAGACACCGGATAAGCAAGATTATGAGCTATATCAAGGGGACATACAACAGACCTGCTTATCCAGTGGAGAGACGGAAGATTATGCCAATATGGCTTGCCTGTATGGACGATATAGCCAATAGATAGTTGAATATACCTCATTGATATCGTTGAGGTGTCCAATATCACTGGGTTGTCCAACACCCGCTTCGCGGGTGCATGGGGACCGACACGGCTAAGTCAAGCTATAGCCTCCACGGAGCTTCTCCGGCATGTTCGTGTCCCAAATGTGGTGCAGATTGGTGTCTGTGTCGTCAAAGGTAACATCGACATCATTGCCGCCCACTTCGTACGCTTCGTCATGGAGTGGTTGAGTGCTGTCCCCGAGAAAGTGGACCAGGAACTTCAGAGCCACATTGACTTCCTCATCTGGCAACTCAGCGGATTGCACCCTTGTGGTGTAATTGGCGATAGCAGAGACGGAGCATCCCTGGGTGCCACAGTCGCGGTCATAGTCGACACTGCAGCTTGATGGTGGGTTATCCTCGGCATCGATGTAGTGGAAGGGAGCGGAGAATGCTCCTGCAGCAGTGTATCGGTAGCTGTCAGCCCAGGTGGCAACGCTTGCAAGATAGCTAGTTGTATTATCGTTGAGGATATCCTGGGCCCAAGTCTTGGTGTGCGATTTTACATAGTGCGAGGCAATGTATGCCACGGTTTCGTGTCCGAGTGAGCCCCAAGCATATGCCGACGGGGCGATGGCCAGAAGAGTAAGTGGTAGTGATAACATGTTGTTGATGAACATTCACTCAAGGTTGAGCTACCATCAAGGTGCTGGAAGATGCAGCTAAGTCAGGATTTATATCTGTCCGATGCCAGACGACTCGCCTAGGACCAGAGGCGAAGAGCGTCAAAGCCAGCCAACTTCAGCGTGGCTCCTGAGGCTTGTGCATGATAAGGCATGCAAGAGGCGGCGCTGTGTCCAGATGCAGAAGGTCATTTAGATTCGATGAGAGTGATCGACAAGCTGTCCAGCCAATGAGCTTGGCACACAGCTCCGCGCTTGGCCGCACCTGAGACGGTGCCCTGGGAATTCGGAAGGGCTGCAGCTGGTGTGTAGCACATGTTTCTCAGCAACATTCTGACAGGCTGTGTCCTGTGCTGAATATAACACCCCGTTCAGACCAGTCATTCACGCCGTCGGGTTGGTGTACTGCCAGTCTGCTTGTACTGCTCCTTCAAGGCTTAGCAAAGCTTGAATGGCGCCTTCAAGGCATGGTCGTTAGCTTTATCGGACGACCAACGTGAGGTATTTGCAGCTTGAGCGTCGTATCGGTGGCCATAGTGCATGTGCTGTTGTCACCAAGTGCTTTGGTCCATGGCGGTGTCTGGTCATGTCGAACAGTCCACCTTCCGGGTGTAGCGACCAGCTTAAGTATTCCAATACCTAGGCTCGTCCACCCAGCGGGACAAGGTGACTGCACCGCCAGTGTGAGTCGACCTTGTCTGTCACTCCATTTCCTTTGCAGCAAGATCGTCCGGTCCCGGGCGTAATGTCTCGGCCGCGACCATCGATTGGAGGTATCCAGTCTGATCAACAAGCAAGTCATTCTCCAAGGTTTGCAATCAAGCCTTGTCACAAGCAAGCAAGTTGGAAGCCTATAGCTTGGTCAGTATTTTCAAACAATCAAGCGGTGTTTTCTCCTTCGTTTGCAAGCCTTGTGAGCATGTCTGTGTCGTTTTATAAGGTGTTGTTAATGATATTCAAGGTCATGTCGATCTAAGAAGGTAGAATTCTAGGAAGTGCGGACCTATCTCTAAGCCAATCGGATCACGTACCGACGGTCACGTGCTTTTCCGCTTCAGTTTTTGTGACGTTCTTATCCGAACACACCGCCGGCTTGGCGCTCAGCTTTGTATTTAGAGTTTTCTCAGGAAGCTTTTCTATATCTCAGATTCATACTCGCTAAGGTTCTTACATCTAGTAGCTTCCCTTCCTTTTAGCCTTTCTATCAGGTTGAATTAGCCTATAAGTAAATCTCTTAAGCTATAAGTCTCTAACTTACGCCTTAGTCGGAccttagtactaaagctaagCGAGGTAACCTGTTACGGATCGGTTTGGGGAAGCTCCAGCCAACCAATCGATGCCTAGACACTAGTGGGAGAATCCGAAACTGATCAGCTTAGAGACCTTGGCAACTGAGCGCTCAGTCTGATCAGTATGACTCAGTGATCAGTCTGATCAGTATGCTCAGTGATCAGTCTGATCAGTTTGATCAGTTACGCCAAGACACGgcactatatagacgacgctCTTTTGCAAGTAGATAGGAGCCTCGTGCTCAACTCATTTCAAGTATACACCATATACTGTTTGGGACCACTACCTTCTCAACGAGTCAGAGACATCATTGCAAAGATCCAAGCCCGGTTGGGATAACGTACAGCGGTTCCTAACAACTTTGAGCACCACCACCAGGGCCCTTTGTATATGTCTGGGAGAGACGCTACCCGGAGTCCGTCACGACAACAGCCACAGTCAACTGGCATCACGGAACGAATGAGCGAAATGTCGATTACTGGAAGCGGAAAACGATCAACACCCTCTGCAAGCTCGAACAGCATGCACGAGTTCACCAAGGCACCTAAGGTGTCACCACCGGAGACGTTCGATGGGACACAAGGGAAGCTGGAGGCTTTTCAGCTGCAGGTTCAGCTGTACCTCTACTTCAACGCCCAACAGTTTAATGGCGAGGCCTCTAAGGTCTTGTACGCCGCATCCTTCCTAAGGGGCAGGGCAGCCCGGGGATTCAGACCATACCTCAAAGACTGGCTCAACAACCAGGACGAAGGAGACAACCCGAAGACAGAAACCCGGAAGATATTTGCCGACTACGATGAGTTCGAGATCAAACTGAATGATCTCTACGGGATACCTAACGAGGAGGTTCATGCCGACCGACATATCCGACAACTCCGACAAAACACCTCAGTCGCCGTATACGCCTCTGAGTTCCAAGGATATGCCGCCGACCTCGAGTGGAACGACGCAGCGTTTCGTTCCCAGTTCTACCTAGGCTTGAAGGACAACGTCAAAGCCGAATTATCTCGAAACTCCAGTCTCACCAGCTTGGCCGCGATGGTCAAGGCTGCAAAGGAAATCGACGAGAGACTCCAGGAATTGAAGTACGACCGATTCGTACAGCCTGGATTCCAGAGACCCGCGAGAGGCGGAAGAGGGGGCTTCAAGGCCAGAAGTCACGACCCTGATTATGGAGATCCAATGGAACTCGACGCCACGGAAAGGCGCGGACGAAGCAAGCAGTTAACAAGAGATCTAACTTGCTATGCATGTGGAAAGAAAGGCCACTATGCTAGAGACTGTCCAAAGAAGAATGTTGTCAGCCGCGAGTTCAATGCGATGGATCGGGCGACAGCGACAAAGACGTACCAGGAATGCGAGGATTTCTTCTCGAAATCTGCCTAGCAGAAACGACCTGACGACAAAGGCATCAAACAGCGGCTTCTTGATTTGATGACCTAGGACACAGAAGTCAACAACAGCAACGGATAAAAGACTACTGGAACAATAACTTACGACGATGAGGCCAGAGGAGGCACGACCCAAGGAAAAGAAGGATCGCACAGCTGGTTCCAATCCTGGACCGACATCTGCCAAGGATCGAATTCCTTGTACGACGACGCGGTCTCCACCCCAGCAGACTCCTCCACTTCTTCCTCCTCCGCCGCCTCGAGATCTTCGAGCTCCTTCGCTACGGCGTCGTCGGCCTTGCCGGACGCGAGGCGAAGCTGTTTGCGAAGACGGATCTTCTTCGCCTTTTGGCGAATAATGCGCTGAGCGAGCTCGGCCTGCTGATGGAGAAGCTCCACCTCCTTCTCCTCCGCACGCTCGAGGTCTCGCTGGAGGCCATCACGAACGTCGCGAAACTTCGTCCACTCGGGTGCGGATAAGGTCACGTCGCAATCAGAGTAACCCTTCCTCACACACTCCGAGCATTTTCCCGACCGGGGCGAAACGACACATTTTGGGCGCTGCTCGGTGGCAGCGACTCGAGCGGACCGACAGTGATGGCAGGGGGCCATCTCGATACCGGATCGTTGTATGTCGACAGCAAGGGCTTGTCGACGGAGGGAACTTTTGGAAGAAATGGAAGGAGGAGACATTGCGATGCCCAGGCAAACGATGAAGAACAGCGGGCTTATGTGAGAAGTTCCGGGACGGAACTAAGCTAGAAGGGGGATGGTGTTACGGATCGGTTTGGGGAAGCTCCAGCCAACCAATCGATGCCTAGACACTAGTGGGAGAATCCGAAACTGATCAGCTCAGAGACCTTGGCAACTGAGCGCTCAGTCTGATCAGTATGACTCAGTGATCAGTCTGATCAGTATGCTCAGTGATCAGTCTGATCAGTTTGATCAGTTACGCCAAGACACGgcactatatagacgacgctCTTTTGCAAGTAGATAGGAGCCTCGTGCTCAACTCATTTCAAGTATACACCATATACTGTTTGGGACCACTACCTTCTCAACGAGTCAGAGACATCATTGCAAAGATCCAAGCCCGGTTGGGATAACGTACAGCGGTTCCTAACATAACCTTACTAACCTTATCTTAGCTCCTACGAACGGGGCGGGCTACTtaagcctttagtatataggaCACTAACTAATACCCTAATTAAGGCGGTTATTACCTACCGGATTAGTAAGGTTTCGCTACTTATCTAGTCGGAGAGGGCCTAGCCTATAGTCGCGCCCTAGGTAATAACTACGCGGCTTAGCCTACTAGCCTAAACGACACCTTTAGGGCTACTTAGGCTATACCCCTAGCTACTCGGTCGTACCGCCGCCCTAAGCGCGATAGCGACGCGGAGATAGATAGGGCGGACTACCTAGACAAAGAtaacttcggcctatataacgagctagctagtagaggtaAGGCGCCTAGGATAGAGGATCCCCCTATTCTAAAGTCTAACGCTTAGAACGACGAGTACCTTAACTAGATATTGTCTATTAGAGCCTAGATTAGCCTAAATAAGAAATAGATTATTAAACGACGCCTTTCCGACCTAGAGAAACTAGAGCTCGTTAGTAGCTTCGTCGGTAGCGACTTTAACTAGTTATAGTTTAAAGCTATCGAAGAAACGCGCCTAAAACCCCCTTATCTTAGGCACGGCGATTTCGACGACATAATCACGTAGATCTCTAAGTTTATAGTCGACCTAGACTATTAGGAGTAGAGGCTCATCGATCTCTGCGCCAAAACAagacatattcgaaagctctcatcaaggccattctaacgatatataaagcaggccactgcccctaggactaagggagttctacctcattcaatctggacagcttgaagctctcttcaccctgtttcttcagctccaaacgccgcggaggtgcctagctacattaggcaactcctaggcaatggcagcctaggctacggcactaacggcgcctacggccctataggcgaagcccccctaagacaactagcagcaacttatagaggacgcaaaaagtatagaaactaacgatcagctcccttaccggtctctataggtaatgatcacttagctacgtacggcgcttgtactgtcgtatcaccgagggcaacaagaaatgaggacgacgtcctaggcgattagcaaggccacccggaatcaacacccctatagctaggcatcggtcgcggcattgataccaggcccccgcctaacgcacgatgcagttacgatccgcattatagcaaaggaagaccaggccgaagttgcgaagctatcgaacaaggagctcgcctaacgaatcaaccaaccaggggtggtcgtagtgaaccaacagtctaacggcactctatagatctatactagctctgctactactaggaggcacctagaggcacagccacagtgggcatctaaggttgcggcatcagcgaaggtcttaacgaaacaattcacgatcctagtccacgatatgcctaaggagtttgacctaaccaaccagggtcacctacgcgctctccaagaggacaacccggtcactcttaactctccaatccagaaggcgacttggctctataggaaatggccagaaggcaagaaggcctcggcgctaatagtatagctataagacgcgaaagcggcggatctagcgatagaacaaggcctggtctagcaatacagcctcaagatagtagaaaagcactcctcatcctttcgtgtcctccaatgcttcaaatgctaatagtatggacaccaaacctacacgtgtataaacaagcaggcctactcgaactgtgtaggagactatatgtctagggactgtacatcgactacgagacggtacgcgaactgtccggggcaccacctatcgtatagtgcggaatgcccatagcggaaactagcgaaaaacaaggcaatcacaaacagaaccgtcgccctaagattctacggcgaccgtgaggctagcctataccggaactaactagcggcggtcgggcacaagcgccctagggccgagaacgatataaaggatgcgcaacctagggcgtacgggaggccacgtgctctgctagctacggcgagggaatctaactaggcccggctcccctttagtacacagccgataggcgtagaccaggacgtacagggcagtaggacacaggacgatatagaggaaatgattgtcgatgccgatgactagcctcgacacgcttagcatcatccagtataacgtcaactatagcaaggatatagtccagaaccatttcctacacgaggcggacccgcgcgtccaccacgtc includes the following:
- a CDS encoding Nuclease S1; the protein is MLSLPLTLLAIAPSAYAWGSLGHETVAYIASHYVKSHTKTWAQDILNDNTTSYLASVATWADSYRYTAAGAFSAPFHYIDAEDNPPSSCSVDYDRDCGTQGCSVSAIANYTTRVQSAELPDEEVNVALKFLVHFLGDSTQPLHDEAYEVGGNDVDVTFDDTDTNLHHIWDTNMPEKLRGGYSLT